ACGACGAAAACAACGAGTGCAACATCGGCGACGTAGTCAAAGTCATCGAGAGCCGTCCGCTAAGTGCCCGCAAACGTTGGGCATTGGTGGAGATCATCGAACGAGCGCAGTAAGGGAGAACGGACATGATTCAAGAAGAATCAAATCTCGTGGTAGCTGACAACTCGGGTGCGCGCAAGCTGCGTTGCATTCGTGTTCTAGGCGGACACGGTAAGCGCTACGCAACGGTAGGTGATATCGTTGTGTGCTCGGTGAAGGCTGCATTGCCTGCCGGCGCTGTGAAGAAGGGCGAAGTGGTGAAAGCTGTTATCGTTCGTACGAAGAAGGAAATACGTCGCCGTGATGGTTCGTATATCCGATTCGACGAGAATGCAGCTGTCGTCATCAACAACAACAACGATCCTCGCGGGACGCGCATCTTCGGGCCAGTGGCTCGTGAACTTCGCGATCGCTCGTTCATGAAGATCATTTCCCTCGCACCCGAGGTGCTCTGAGGTATACGATGAAGCTAAAGATCAAAAAGGGCGACACGGTCATCGTGATCGCAGGAAACAATAAAGGGGCTAAGGGCCGTGTGCTCATGGTGTACCCAACTACAATGCAAGTCCTTGTTGAAGGTGTGAATCTCCGCTCCAAAGCGGTTCGCCCATCACCGAAGCATCCGAACGGTGGCATTGTGAAGATGGAAGCACCTGTACACTTCTCAAATGTCCAGCTTGTTGACAAGAACGGTAAGCCAACGCGTGTAACGCGTGTGCGTACGGTATCGGGTGACAAGACGATCGTCAAGCGTATTGCGAAGACGACACAAGAAGAACTCTAAGAAGACGAACGTCGAAGGAACGCAGAAACCATGGCAAAAACCACACCGCCGAAGAGGGAGCAATTCAAGCCAGACGGCCCACGTCTTGAAGACATTCAAGATGTAAAGGTCCCGGCTCGTCTTCATGCCTTCTACAAGGATCAGGTAGTACCGGCTCTCATGAAGCGCTTCAATTACGGAAGTGTCATGGAAGTACCGCGCATTGAGAAGATCGCGATCAACATCGGTGTTGGCGCTGCTACTCAGGATGCGAAGCAACTTCAAGCCGCCGTGAATGAACTTGAGTTGATCGTTGGTCAGCGTCCAGCGGTATCCCGCGCTCGCAAGTCCATCGCCAACTTCAAGCTTCGCGAAGGCATGCCGATCGGTGCACGCGTAACGCTTCGTCGTGCACACCTTTATGAATTCCTCGATCGTTTCATCAACATCGCTGCTCCGCGTATCCGTGACTTCCGCGGTTTCTCGGACAAGAGCTTCGATGGACGTGGTAACTACACGATCGGCGTGAAGGAACAGATCATCTTCCCGGAAATTGACGTCGATAAGGTGTCAAGGATCAACGGAATGGACATCACCTTCGTCACGTCCGCAAAGACAGACGAAGAGGCGCAAGCCTTGCTTCAAGAGTTTGGTTTCCCGTTCCGCAAACGCGACTAAGTACACAAGAGAATTTCCATGGCCAAGACATCAGTCATCGCGCGCAATAAAAAGCGCATCCGCCTGGCAGCTAAGTACGCCGCAAAGCGTGCAGAGCTCAAGGCAGCCGGCGACATGGTGGGGCTTCAAAAGCTCCCACGCAACAGTTCGCCTACACGTGTCCGCAGTCGTTGCCTTATCACAGGCCGCGGCAAGGGCGTCTACCGCAAATTCGGCCTGTGCCGAAACATGTTCCGTCTTCTTGCCCTCGAAGGCAAGATTCCAGGCATGCGCAAGGCAAGCTGGTAAAACAGTTCCAGCCCTGATTTTCGAACACGACCAAGACGACGACTATGCCAGTCACAGATACCATCGCCGATTTCATCACACGCATCCGCAACGCGTCGGCCGCTAAGCACAAAACAGTTGATGTGCCAGCGTCGAAGCTCAAAGTGGCTATAGCCGAGATCCTCAAGGATCAAGGCTTCATTTTGGACTTCGAAAGCGTTGAGGACAACAAGCAGGGTGTTCTCACCCTCAAGCTGCGCTATCACTACGGCCAACCGGTCATTCGTGAGGTACACCGCGTAAGTAAGCCAGGACGTCGCATTTATGCGCCGGCTGACAAGCTTCCGCGAGTACGCAACGGACTCGGTGTTGCCATTATCTCCACACCTCGTGGAGTGATGACCGACAAGCAGGCACGCCGCGAGAACGTGGGTGGTGAAGTGCTTTGCACAATCTGGTAAGAAGAGAAGCGAGGAGCAAAAGACAATGTCACGAGTAGGTAAGAAACTCATTTCCATACCAAGTAACGTCAACGTAAAGTTCGACGGTACTGTATGCACGGTCAAGGGCCCAAAGGGAGAACTCACGTTCGCCTTTGATGCATCGATCACGCCGGTGATGGATAACAATACGCTCACGTTCACGCGAGCAAACGACGACAAGAAAGTTCGTGCCTTGCACGGCCTTACGCGCGCGCACATCGCTTGGATGGTTGAAGGTGTATCCAATGGATTCACACGGAACCTCCAGGTAGAAGGTGTCGGCTATAAGGTCGAGCTTCGCGGCAAGAATCTTCTTCTGTCGCTTGGA
This region of Ignavibacteria bacterium genomic DNA includes:
- the rplN gene encoding 50S ribosomal protein L14; its protein translation is MIQEESNLVVADNSGARKLRCIRVLGGHGKRYATVGDIVVCSVKAALPAGAVKKGEVVKAVIVRTKKEIRRRDGSYIRFDENAAVVINNNNDPRGTRIFGPVARELRDRSFMKIISLAPEVL
- the rplX gene encoding 50S ribosomal protein L24, with the translated sequence MKLKIKKGDTVIVIAGNNKGAKGRVLMVYPTTMQVLVEGVNLRSKAVRPSPKHPNGGIVKMEAPVHFSNVQLVDKNGKPTRVTRVRTVSGDKTIVKRIAKTTQEEL
- the rplE gene encoding 50S ribosomal protein L5 translates to MAKTTPPKREQFKPDGPRLEDIQDVKVPARLHAFYKDQVVPALMKRFNYGSVMEVPRIEKIAINIGVGAATQDAKQLQAAVNELELIVGQRPAVSRARKSIANFKLREGMPIGARVTLRRAHLYEFLDRFINIAAPRIRDFRGFSDKSFDGRGNYTIGVKEQIIFPEIDVDKVSRINGMDITFVTSAKTDEEAQALLQEFGFPFRKRD
- the rpsN gene encoding 30S ribosomal protein S14; the protein is MAKTSVIARNKKRIRLAAKYAAKRAELKAAGDMVGLQKLPRNSSPTRVRSRCLITGRGKGVYRKFGLCRNMFRLLALEGKIPGMRKASW
- the rpsH gene encoding 30S ribosomal protein S8 codes for the protein MPVTDTIADFITRIRNASAAKHKTVDVPASKLKVAIAEILKDQGFILDFESVEDNKQGVLTLKLRYHYGQPVIREVHRVSKPGRRIYAPADKLPRVRNGLGVAIISTPRGVMTDKQARRENVGGEVLCTIW
- the rplF gene encoding 50S ribosomal protein L6, yielding MSRVGKKLISIPSNVNVKFDGTVCTVKGPKGELTFAFDASITPVMDNNTLTFTRANDDKKVRALHGLTRAHIAWMVEGVSNGFTRNLQVEGVGYKVELRGKNLLLSLGYSHPILFMPPDGVEFTVATPTVFAVKGINKHLVGEVAAKVRKLRPPEPYKGKGIRYEGEYIRRKAGKSAGK